The Campylobacter concisus genome contains a region encoding:
- a CDS encoding UDP-N-acetylmuramate--alanine ligase, whose amino-acid sequence MRFGLLSDIGEITPNIFAKLDRLSRAKIFIALYNSGVESELKIPLSYAKFLNFKEIFEARINFLLREKCLNFKPADRFCISSNIIINAYLKGDFSKIKFIAKEPKMAAAKMIKMLYASGKFEFCIDAAQMFCQFVYDKIRLRHQDKEVMLNSGVISVKKDGKNLLSIMPSFKKVSFDDMRNLNDDIDRAVGVLGHECEMVYIVFPRNEEFRRHVEVRHCYARGLIKLVPYTIISKIF is encoded by the coding sequence ATGAGATTCGGGCTTTTATCAGATATTGGCGAAATAACTCCAAATATTTTTGCAAAGCTTGATAGGCTTTCGCGTGCAAAAATTTTTATTGCACTTTATAATTCTGGTGTAGAAAGTGAGCTAAAAATACCACTTTCTTACGCTAAATTTCTAAATTTCAAAGAAATTTTTGAGGCCAGGATAAATTTCCTGCTTCGTGAGAAATGTCTAAATTTTAAGCCAGCAGACCGCTTTTGTATTTCATCAAATATCATCATAAATGCTTATTTAAAAGGTGACTTTTCAAAGATAAAATTTATAGCAAAAGAGCCAAAAATGGCGGCTGCAAAGATGATAAAAATGCTTTATGCAAGTGGAAAATTTGAGTTTTGCATCGATGCGGCACAGATGTTTTGTCAATTTGTTTATGATAAAATACGCCTCCGCCATCAAGATAAAGAGGTCATGCTAAATAGCGGTGTCATTTCGGTTAAAAAAGATGGTAAAAATTTGCTCAGCATCATGCCAAGCTTTAAAAAAGTGAGCTTTGATGATATGAGAAATTTAAACGACGATATAGATAGAGCTGTCGGTGTGCTTGGTCACGAGTGCGAGATGGTTTATATCGTTTTTCCTAGAAATGAGGAATTTAGGCGACACGTTGAGGTTAGGCACTGTTATGCGAGAGGTTTGATCAAGCTTGTGCCTTATACGATTATTAGTAAAATTTTTTAA
- a CDS encoding pentapeptide repeat-containing protein codes for MGLDIDKILQAPREEIEQNDLKRLKEFGIISENIYLFDTLERPKKQYWVKKCEYDGQSFFIFNYFFFSLDPGLKNHINLEKYLQSDEPNIILQNCLIGNQKDIKNLSKIKQAIIVTGSEFPNISSCEFENKVFLCDISNNSTFGGCEFVKEVYADGYAFFQTCTFNGDFISKNAREDIDFIGCIFNKSFELTTRNKLQDINCEGTYFNQKFTVDIREFDSLNFSHTIFNCEFKLQSEQINGKEVNFTNAKFKQKVSFYRKTIDCRIFFDEACFENNLILIRTRFNNEVILDKAIIKGEAQFYGTKFSEAILTETTFKNKADFLNVVFNNKADFTNAVFEADTDFNSATFDDEARFFNADFKGTAIFENTKFQKEADFKTDSNLTFGKDVKFKNTIFLDNAYFNNRVFEDFVDFHEADFKKVACFYSVTFKKPVNFSSIIFNGALNFVNAKTDFTYENLKELVKTQNATDVNTDNIKNINDFRDGFRLMKHALNNKGNALDASLFHRLELYCKELELEFTLENAKAKNSENSKEVKSVDEVEAKPKSKSRIELFLDLITLKLYRNTSDHHTNLFKIINFTILSIAVYGLSFWVLDDFLLKAMIDSPKILVLLLLFIFLIGLLTCLLYFVVEYKILWATAPIGIFAYIIFITPGLVNAFDYSVYVVVFILLYVTLYALSFYLFRFSFVRFMTYLIFMAIFLDKPVLITPFIGIFTSEKIAESKFEEYIIKYNNNGLDDMLLDANFTNIKAEHKINFIVKNRKIILERLDNSRTNTPLIDFVKKYIKYSKEPMDNNASYKNLNETTKKSYEKALNALKYDEAMQSIQKSANLLYIFIMLLVIYSLTKTARRNSVVPS; via the coding sequence ATGGGTTTAGATATAGATAAAATTTTGCAAGCGCCAAGAGAAGAGATTGAGCAAAATGATCTTAAAAGACTTAAAGAGTTTGGAATTATTAGCGAAAATATATATCTTTTTGATACACTAGAGCGGCCCAAAAAACAGTATTGGGTTAAAAAATGCGAATATGACGGTCAATCTTTTTTCATTTTTAATTATTTTTTCTTTAGCTTGGATCCAGGTCTAAAAAATCATATAAATTTAGAAAAATATCTACAAAGCGATGAACCAAATATAATCCTACAAAACTGCCTTATAGGAAATCAAAAAGATATAAAAAATTTAAGCAAAATCAAGCAAGCTATTATAGTTACCGGCTCTGAATTTCCCAATATCAGCTCTTGCGAATTTGAAAACAAAGTATTTTTATGCGATATCAGCAATAACAGCACGTTTGGCGGATGCGAATTTGTAAAAGAAGTTTACGCAGATGGATATGCGTTTTTTCAGACATGCACGTTTAACGGCGATTTTATATCCAAAAACGCTAGAGAAGATATAGACTTTATAGGTTGTATTTTTAATAAATCTTTTGAATTGACTACAAGAAATAAATTACAAGATATAAATTGTGAAGGAACGTATTTTAATCAAAAATTTACTGTGGATATTAGAGAATTTGATTCTTTAAATTTTTCGCATACCATTTTTAATTGCGAATTTAAATTACAATCTGAACAGATTAATGGAAAAGAGGTAAATTTTACCAATGCTAAGTTTAAACAAAAAGTAAGTTTTTATCGAAAAACAATTGACTGTAGAATATTTTTTGACGAAGCTTGTTTTGAGAATAACTTAATCCTTATAAGAACTCGTTTTAATAATGAAGTAATTTTAGATAAAGCAATTATTAAAGGGGAAGCGCAATTTTATGGAACTAAATTTAGCGAAGCAATACTGACAGAAACAACTTTTAAAAATAAAGCCGACTTTTTAAATGTAGTATTCAATAATAAAGCAGATTTTACAAATGCCGTTTTTGAAGCGGATACAGACTTTAACTCTGCCACTTTCGACGATGAAGCACGGTTTTTTAATGCAGACTTTAAAGGCACGGCAATTTTTGAAAATACCAAATTTCAAAAAGAAGCAGACTTCAAAACAGATAGTAATCTTACTTTTGGAAAAGATGTAAAGTTTAAAAATACGATTTTTCTGGATAATGCTTATTTTAATAATAGAGTTTTTGAGGATTTTGTCGATTTTCATGAGGCTGATTTTAAAAAAGTCGCTTGCTTTTATAGCGTAACTTTTAAAAAACCGGTTAATTTCTCATCAATTATTTTTAATGGCGCTTTAAATTTCGTAAATGCAAAAACGGATTTTACTTACGAAAATCTAAAAGAACTTGTCAAGACTCAAAATGCAACTGATGTAAATACCGATAATATAAAGAATATAAATGATTTTAGGGACGGGTTTAGACTCATGAAACACGCTTTAAATAACAAAGGTAATGCGCTAGACGCAAGCTTGTTTCACCGCCTGGAACTATACTGCAAAGAGCTAGAATTAGAATTTACTCTTGAAAATGCAAAGGCTAAAAATAGCGAAAATAGTAAAGAAGTAAAATCTGTCGATGAAGTAGAAGCTAAGCCCAAAAGCAAAAGTCGTATCGAGCTTTTTTTAGATTTGATAACGCTAAAATTATATAGAAATACCAGTGATCATCACACAAATTTATTTAAGATAATAAACTTTACTATTCTAAGTATTGCTGTGTATGGATTGTCTTTTTGGGTTTTAGATGATTTTTTGTTGAAAGCAATGATTGATAGTCCTAAAATATTGGTGCTATTGTTGCTGTTTATTTTTTTAATTGGACTACTAACATGTTTATTATATTTTGTAGTGGAGTATAAAATACTGTGGGCAACTGCGCCGATAGGAATTTTTGCATATATCATTTTCATTACACCAGGCTTAGTTAATGCTTTTGACTATTCTGTTTATGTTGTTGTTTTTATACTTCTATATGTGACATTATATGCTTTGTCGTTTTATTTATTTAGATTTAGTTTTGTGCGTTTTATGACATATTTAATTTTTATGGCTATTTTTTTGGATAAACCTGTATTAATAACGCCGTTTATTGGTATTTTTACATCGGAGAAAATAGCTGAAAGCAAATTTGAAGAATACATAATAAAATACAATAATAATGGCTTGGACGATATGCTTCTGGATGCAAATTTTACTAATATAAAAGCAGAACATAAGATCAATTTTATAGTTAAAAATAGAAAAATAATTTTAGAAAGATTGGATAATAGTAGAACAAACACTCCTTTAATTGATTTTGTGAAAAAATATATAAAATATTCAAAGGAACCCATGGATAATAATGCCAGCTACAAAAATTTAAATGAAACCACTAAAAAATCGTATGAAAAGGCTCTAAATGCTCTAAAATACGATGAAGCAATGCAATCAATACAAAAAAGTGCAAATTTGCTTTACATCTTTATTATGCTGCTCGTCATCTACTCTCTTACAAAAACCGCACGTAGAAATTCTGTAGTGCCTAGCTAG
- a CDS encoding DUF2325 domain-containing protein translates to MSVLVIGADEITPIKAVLHDLGAEKIEHWDARNENRVNRKPIPQDTECVVMLTSFLNHNTMKTIKTQAKKRNIPIVCAKRSVSCVFCEYCKVFGLDKEFGCKE, encoded by the coding sequence ATGTCAGTTTTAGTTATCGGTGCAGATGAGATAACGCCTATCAAGGCAGTTTTACATGATTTGGGAGCTGAGAAGATAGAACACTGGGATGCTAGAAATGAAAACCGTGTAAATCGCAAGCCAATTCCTCAAGATACCGAGTGTGTGGTGATGCTAACTAGTTTTTTAAACCACAACACTATGAAGACTATTAAAACTCAAGCAAAAAAGAGAAATATTCCAATTGTTTGTGCAAAAAGAAGTGTTAGCTGCGTATTTTGCGAGTATTGCAAGGTCTTTGGGCTAGATAAGGAATTTGGATGCAAAGAATAA
- a CDS encoding toxin-antitoxin system YwqK family antitoxin has protein sequence MFTDYYVSGEVSARSPYVGGLRNGEDIDYYKSGKIRGVRTYKNDKREGAEKWYYESGAVEETGEYKNDLKNGVWKRFYENGKTRVVENYKGGEKDGVAREYYPSGKLRGEYEYKDGRQTGAGLDYYESGALAAKVMFKNGRYHGLYEEYHENGALKARVTFEDGLEVGTAKHYYANGKLEAEGEFVRGRLIRAKKYDESGKLISDKSDKNGLPRE, from the coding sequence GTGTTTACCGACTATTACGTTAGCGGCGAGGTTAGCGCACGCAGCCCCTATGTCGGCGGGCTACGAAACGGCGAGGATATCGACTACTACAAAAGCGGTAAAATCCGCGGCGTGCGAACCTACAAAAATGACAAGCGAGAGGGCGCGGAAAAATGGTACTACGAAAGCGGCGCCGTGGAGGAGACGGGCGAATACAAAAACGACCTCAAAAACGGCGTTTGGAAGCGATTTTACGAAAACGGCAAAACGCGCGTGGTAGAAAATTACAAAGGCGGCGAAAAGGACGGCGTCGCGCGCGAATACTATCCAAGCGGCAAGCTCAGAGGCGAATACGAGTATAAAGACGGCCGCCAAACAGGCGCTGGGCTGGACTACTACGAGAGCGGGGCGCTGGCTGCAAAGGTAATGTTTAAAAACGGACGCTATCACGGACTATATGAGGAGTATCACGAAAACGGCGCGCTAAAAGCCAGAGTGACGTTTGAGGACGGGCTGGAGGTCGGCACGGCGAAACACTACTACGCAAACGGCAAACTAGAGGCCGAAGGGGAGTTTGTGCGCGGCAGGCTCATCCGCGCCAAAAAATACGACGAATCGGGTAAGTTAATCAGTGATAAGTCTGATAAAAACGGACTTCCGCGGGAATAA
- a CDS encoding sugar transporter codes for MISVHRVAYLRVIALAFCAFIFNTTEFVPVPLLSDIAKDFDMSTADTGLIITIYAWSVTILSLPLMLLTANLERRSLLLKVFIVFVVAHTLCAFAWNFKILIVARLMIAIAHAIFWAITASLAVRLAPINKSSQALGLLALGTSLATILGLPLGRILGDALGWRVTFGLIGIFAVGVGAWLYKILPLLPSKNSGSLKSLPELARNGLLMVIFLLTAIIISAHFSTYSYIEPFAKDISGFDGKFITIFLLIFGVAGVVASLLFSKFYKLIPNAFSAISIMLILCCLLLLNFIAKNEVLMLVLAFIWGLGIAGVNMSFQIKVLNLASNATDAAMAIFSAIYNIGIGAGALIGHQTIVHLGEQNIGNVGSFFAASGLIIFLFTVSKIKRV; via the coding sequence TTGATAAGTGTTCATAGGGTAGCCTATTTAAGGGTTATAGCTCTTGCTTTTTGTGCTTTTATATTTAACACTACTGAGTTTGTCCCAGTGCCACTTTTAAGTGATATTGCAAAAGACTTTGATATGAGCACGGCTGATACCGGTCTTATCATCACGATTTATGCGTGGAGCGTCACTATACTCTCTTTACCGCTTATGCTTTTAACTGCAAATTTAGAGCGAAGATCTCTTCTTTTAAAAGTTTTTATCGTATTTGTTGTAGCTCATACGCTTTGCGCCTTTGCTTGGAATTTTAAAATTTTAATTGTTGCTCGGTTGATGATAGCTATTGCCCATGCCATTTTTTGGGCTATCACTGCTTCACTTGCTGTTAGGCTAGCACCGATAAATAAAAGCTCGCAAGCTCTTGGATTGCTAGCTCTTGGCACATCACTAGCGACGATACTTGGTCTACCACTTGGAAGAATTTTAGGTGACGCACTTGGTTGGCGTGTGACTTTTGGGCTGATCGGAATTTTTGCTGTTGGTGTTGGAGCTTGGCTATATAAAATTTTGCCACTTCTGCCAAGTAAAAACTCAGGCTCACTTAAAAGCTTGCCAGAGCTTGCAAGAAATGGTCTTTTAATGGTCATATTTTTACTAACGGCAATTATCATAAGTGCGCATTTTAGCACCTATAGTTACATTGAGCCATTTGCAAAAGATATCAGTGGCTTTGATGGAAAATTTATCACAATATTCTTGCTTATATTTGGCGTTGCTGGCGTAGTTGCAAGCCTGCTTTTCTCTAAATTTTATAAGCTCATTCCAAATGCATTTTCAGCAATTTCTATCATGCTTATTTTATGTTGCTTGCTTTTGTTAAATTTTATTGCTAAAAATGAAGTTTTAATGCTAGTCTTGGCCTTTATTTGGGGGCTTGGCATAGCTGGTGTAAATATGAGCTTTCAAATAAAAGTGCTAAATCTTGCCTCAAATGCAACTGATGCTGCAATGGCGATATTTTCGGCTATTTATAACATAGGCATCGGAGCAGGGGCGCTAATAGGGCATCAAACGATAGTTCATTTAGGCGAGCAAAATATCGGTAATGTTGGTAGTTTTTTTGCCGCAAGCGGACTTATCATATTTTTATTTACGGTATCTAAGATTAAAAGAGTTTAG
- the nifJ gene encoding pyruvate:ferredoxin (flavodoxin) oxidoreductase, with protein MAKIMKTMDGNEAAAHAAYAFTEVAGIYPITPSSPMADYTDMWAAQGKKNLFGMPVKVVEMQSEGGAAGTVHGSLQVGALTTTYTASQGLLLKIPNMYKIAGQLLPGVIHVSARSIAAQALSIFGDHQDIYACRQTGFAMLASGSVQEVMDIAGVSHLAAIKGRVPFLHFFDGFRTSHEIQKVEVLDYAHFDRLLDREALQKFRDEALSPESPKTRGTAQNDDIYFQTRELANRYYDAVPDIVAEYLKEISKITGRDYRPFNYYGDPHATRIVVAMGSVTQTLEEVVDYLRAKGEKVGVLKVHLYRPFSLKYLFDVMPETVEKIAVLDRTKEPGSLGEPLYLDVKAAFYGRKNQPVIVGGRYGLSSKDVDPAQMLAVFENLNLEGPKNGFTVGIEDDVTFTSLKVGEKISLSDASVKECLFYGLGADGTVGANKNSIKIIGDKTELYAQAYFAYDSKKSGGYTRSHLRFGKNPIRSTYLVSNPHFVACSVAAYLEIYDVIDGIREGGTFLLNSIWDAEQTVAKLPNKVKKILAVKKVNFYIINATKLAREIGLKNRTNTIMQSAFFKLADIIPFADAQKYMKEYAHKAYAKKGEAIVEMNYKAIDMGADGLVKVAVDSSWANLTDDAANEEKYVGDEFIEKIVKPINAARGDSLPVSAFVGFEDGHFKSGTTQYEKRGIGVMVPKWIESNCIQCNQCAFVCPHAVIRPFLIDENELVAAPQTVQDHVLDAKGKEVKGLKYKIQVSPLDCTGCELCAQICPSKEKSLVMVPLAEEMERHEQENADYLFKKVTYKDDLMSKDSVKGVGFAQPLFEFHGACPGCGETPYIGLVTRLFGDRMIVANATGCSSIYGGSAPSTPYTTNKEGKGVAWANSLFEDNAEFGMGMNVAVETLRHRIEDVMLRTKDTAPNALAALYSDWIAHKNDGEKTTQIAKILTPILEQNLSVEGVKEILELKRYLVKKSQWIIGGDGWAYDIGFGGLDHVLASGENVNVLVLDTEVYSNTGGQSSKSSRAGSIAQFTASGKPMQKKDLGYIAMTYGNIFVAQINSNASQANTIKAIAAAEAYDGPSLVIAYSPCIAHGIKGGMAYSGGQGELATKCGYWPTYVYDPRLIKEGKNPLKMTSKEPDWSLYEEFLLNEVRYNSLKKTNPQHADELLAKNKADAQRRYRQLKRLSLADFSDEIDPGAPESAEDASADTVAE; from the coding sequence ATGGCTAAAATAATGAAAACTATGGACGGAAACGAGGCTGCGGCGCACGCGGCTTACGCATTTACGGAGGTTGCAGGCATCTACCCGATCACTCCTAGCTCGCCGATGGCAGACTACACCGATATGTGGGCGGCTCAGGGCAAGAAAAATCTATTCGGTATGCCCGTTAAAGTCGTCGAAATGCAAAGCGAGGGCGGGGCTGCGGGCACCGTGCACGGCTCGCTGCAAGTAGGCGCTCTGACTACCACATACACGGCTTCGCAAGGGCTTTTGCTAAAAATCCCGAATATGTACAAAATCGCAGGCCAGCTGCTACCGGGCGTCATCCACGTGAGCGCGCGCTCTATCGCGGCCCAGGCGCTTTCTATCTTTGGTGACCATCAGGACATTTATGCCTGTCGCCAAACGGGCTTTGCGATGCTAGCAAGCGGCTCCGTGCAAGAGGTCATGGATATCGCCGGTGTCTCGCATTTAGCGGCGATCAAAGGTCGCGTGCCGTTTTTGCATTTTTTTGACGGATTTCGTACGAGCCACGAGATACAAAAGGTCGAGGTGCTTGACTACGCGCACTTTGATAGGCTTCTTGACCGCGAGGCGCTGCAAAAATTTAGAGACGAGGCGCTAAGCCCCGAGAGCCCGAAAACTCGCGGCACGGCTCAAAACGACGACATCTACTTCCAGACGCGCGAGCTAGCTAACCGCTACTACGACGCGGTGCCTGATATCGTGGCCGAGTATCTAAAAGAAATTTCAAAAATCACGGGACGCGATTATAGACCGTTTAATTATTACGGCGATCCGCACGCTACGCGCATCGTGGTCGCGATGGGTTCGGTAACGCAAACTCTAGAAGAAGTCGTCGATTACCTACGCGCAAAGGGCGAAAAAGTAGGCGTGCTAAAAGTGCATCTATACCGTCCGTTTAGCCTAAAATACCTCTTTGACGTGATGCCTGAGACGGTAGAAAAGATCGCCGTGCTAGACCGCACGAAAGAGCCCGGAAGCCTCGGCGAGCCGCTATATCTGGACGTCAAGGCTGCGTTTTACGGACGCAAAAATCAGCCCGTGATCGTAGGCGGCCGCTACGGCCTAAGCTCAAAAGACGTCGATCCTGCTCAGATGCTAGCTGTATTTGAAAACCTAAATTTAGAGGGGCCCAAGAACGGCTTTACCGTCGGTATCGAGGACGACGTGACCTTCACCTCGCTAAAAGTCGGCGAGAAAATTTCGCTAAGCGACGCAAGCGTGAAAGAGTGCTTATTTTACGGTCTTGGCGCGGACGGCACGGTGGGGGCGAATAAAAACTCCATCAAAATCATCGGCGACAAAACCGAGCTTTACGCGCAGGCGTATTTTGCCTACGACAGCAAAAAATCAGGCGGCTATACGCGCTCGCATCTGCGTTTCGGTAAAAACCCGATCCGCTCGACCTACCTCGTCTCAAATCCGCACTTCGTAGCCTGCTCGGTCGCGGCATATCTTGAAATTTACGACGTCATAGACGGTATCCGCGAGGGCGGGACGTTCCTGCTAAACTCGATCTGGGACGCCGAGCAGACGGTCGCTAAACTACCGAATAAAGTAAAGAAAATTTTGGCCGTTAAAAAGGTAAATTTCTACATCATCAACGCCACTAAGCTAGCTCGCGAGATCGGGCTAAAAAACCGCACGAACACCATTATGCAGTCGGCGTTTTTTAAACTTGCGGACATCATCCCGTTTGCCGACGCGCAAAAATACATGAAAGAATACGCGCACAAAGCCTACGCCAAAAAGGGCGAAGCGATCGTGGAGATGAACTACAAGGCTATCGACATGGGCGCTGACGGACTGGTTAAGGTCGCGGTTGATTCTAGCTGGGCAAATTTGACGGATGACGCCGCTAACGAGGAAAAATACGTCGGCGACGAATTTATAGAAAAAATCGTCAAGCCTATCAACGCCGCCAGAGGCGACAGCCTGCCGGTTTCGGCGTTTGTGGGCTTTGAGGACGGACACTTTAAATCAGGCACGACGCAATACGAAAAACGCGGCATCGGCGTCATGGTGCCGAAGTGGATCGAGAGCAACTGTATCCAATGCAACCAGTGCGCCTTCGTTTGCCCGCATGCGGTCATCAGACCGTTTCTCATCGATGAAAACGAGCTCGTCGCCGCGCCGCAAACCGTACAAGATCACGTCCTAGACGCCAAAGGCAAAGAGGTAAAAGGGCTAAAATATAAAATCCAAGTTAGTCCGCTTGACTGCACGGGCTGCGAGCTGTGCGCTCAAATTTGCCCGAGCAAGGAAAAATCGCTCGTCATGGTGCCGCTAGCCGAGGAGATGGAGCGGCACGAGCAGGAAAACGCCGATTATTTATTTAAAAAAGTAACTTACAAAGACGATCTGATGAGCAAAGATAGCGTCAAGGGCGTGGGATTTGCTCAGCCGCTATTTGAGTTTCACGGCGCGTGCCCCGGATGCGGCGAGACGCCTTATATCGGGCTTGTTACGAGACTGTTCGGCGACCGTATGATCGTGGCAAACGCCACCGGTTGTAGCTCGATCTACGGCGGTAGCGCGCCTTCGACGCCTTATACGACGAACAAAGAGGGTAAGGGCGTAGCGTGGGCAAATTCGCTATTTGAGGATAACGCGGAGTTTGGCATGGGTATGAACGTCGCGGTAGAGACGCTGCGCCACCGCATCGAAGACGTCATGCTACGCACCAAAGATACCGCGCCAAATGCCCTAGCCGCGCTATACTCCGACTGGATCGCGCACAAAAACGACGGCGAGAAAACGACGCAAATCGCTAAAATTTTAACGCCGATTTTGGAGCAAAATTTAAGCGTAGAGGGCGTAAAAGAAATTTTAGAGTTAAAAAGATACCTCGTCAAAAAATCCCAGTGGATCATCGGCGGCGACGGCTGGGCGTACGACATCGGCTTTGGCGGGCTTGACCACGTGCTAGCTAGCGGCGAGAACGTAAACGTGCTCGTACTTGACACCGAGGTCTACTCAAACACCGGCGGTCAAAGCTCAAAATCCAGCCGCGCGGGCTCCATAGCGCAATTTACGGCCTCTGGCAAGCCGATGCAAAAAAAAGATCTAGGCTACATCGCGATGACCTACGGAAATATCTTCGTCGCTCAAATCAACTCAAACGCGAGTCAAGCAAACACGATAAAAGCCATCGCCGCAGCCGAGGCATACGACGGACCTAGCCTCGTGATTGCGTATTCGCCTTGTATCGCGCACGGTATAAAAGGCGGCATGGCTTACTCCGGCGGTCAAGGCGAGCTAGCGACTAAATGCGGCTACTGGCCGACCTACGTCTACGATCCGCGCCTAATCAAAGAGGGCAAAAATCCGCTCAAAATGACCTCAAAAGAGCCTGATTGGTCGCTTTACGAGGAGTTTTTGCTAAACGAAGTTCGCTACAACTCGCTTAAGAAAACCAACCCGCAGCACGCGGACGAGCTGCTGGCTAAAAACAAGGCCGACGCGCAAAGACGCTACCGCCAGCTAAAACGCCTAAGCTTGGCTGATTTTAGCGATGAGATCGATCCTGGTGCGCCTGAAAGCGCCGAGGATGCCTCTGCCGATACCGTAGCCGAGTAG
- the fldA gene encoding flavodoxin FldA: protein MIGIVYGSSMGNTEDAAKLISEGLGLENELLNVADVDAAKINSFDKLILGTSTWGSGDLQDDWDAFDFKALNLSGKTVAVFGMGDSESYSDEYCNGMAKLYDEVVKAGAKVVGEVSTNGYTFDGSDAVRNGKFVGLALDADNESDKTEGRISAWIEQIKPHFA from the coding sequence ATGATAGGTATAGTTTATGGAAGCAGCATGGGAAATACCGAAGATGCAGCAAAACTTATAAGTGAGGGTCTAGGCCTTGAAAATGAGCTTTTAAACGTTGCTGATGTAGACGCAGCGAAGATAAATAGCTTTGATAAGCTCATCCTTGGTACATCAACCTGGGGTAGTGGTGATCTTCAAGATGACTGGGATGCGTTTGACTTTAAAGCGTTAAATTTAAGCGGAAAAACAGTCGCTGTTTTTGGCATGGGCGATAGCGAGAGCTACTCTGATGAGTACTGTAACGGCATGGCAAAGCTTTATGATGAGGTTGTAAAAGCTGGCGCAAAGGTAGTTGGTGAGGTTAGCACCAATGGATATACATTTGATGGCTCTGATGCTGTAAGAAATGGAAAATTTGTAGGCTTAGCACTTGACGCTGATAACGAGAGCGACAAAACTGAGGGTAGAATT
- a CDS encoding DNA-deoxyinosine glycosylase codes for MSQTHPFKPIFDKNSKILILGSFPSVVSRKFGFYYANPQNRFWRVLAGILNTPLPKSMDEKINFLLAHRIAIYDAAISCEIKGSSDAKMTAVKPANLEPIFNSACIAQVFSNGGKAHEICEKYLKNQILNATSKPPVKLPSTSSANANFGFEKLVQEWTVVADTLRDG; via the coding sequence ATGAGTCAAACCCATCCTTTTAAACCGATTTTCGATAAAAACTCTAAAATTTTAATCCTCGGATCCTTCCCTTCCGTCGTTTCTCGCAAATTTGGCTTTTACTACGCAAATCCGCAAAATCGCTTTTGGCGTGTGCTGGCCGGGATTTTAAACACTCCGTTACCCAAAAGCATGGATGAGAAGATAAATTTTCTGCTCGCTCACCGCATCGCTATCTACGACGCTGCGATCTCGTGCGAGATAAAGGGCTCGAGCGACGCCAAAATGACCGCCGTCAAGCCAGCAAATTTAGAGCCGATTTTTAACAGCGCGTGCATAGCGCAGGTATTTTCAAACGGCGGTAAGGCGCATGAAATCTGCGAAAAATACCTAAAAAATCAAATTTTAAACGCAACTAGCAAACCGCCCGTCAAGCTACCCTCGACTAGCTCCGCAAACGCAAATTTTGGCTTCGAAAAGCTCGTGCAAGAGTGGACGGTCGTAGCAGATACATTAAGAGATGGCTAA